One Brassica napus cultivar Da-Ae chromosome C2, Da-Ae, whole genome shotgun sequence DNA window includes the following coding sequences:
- the LOC106354935 gene encoding uncharacterized protein LOC106354935, with the protein MATTQLNQIRVFLWKIIKGALPIGANLEARGLTANTKCVFCGLQETLDHLFISCQFATSVWEAAPFSNVQATLETTNFTSALQASRKLVNLPPTGVHLISLFPWIVWTIWLTRNQRIFQNREFDGSATLTKAITGAREWQQAQQEVHRAIELQTDPEIQPTSTIIINTDAAWKEKTKTAGIAWIFYDVNGKPFRQGSGTEEWVSSPIMAEALAIREALLQAQGHGHINIAIRSDAQILIRAINGRDQIKGIYGILQDIHNLTCYLSTSVFSFISRKDNVAADNLAKKAMLNFFNCM; encoded by the exons ATGGCGACTACTCAACTAAATCAG ATCAGAGTGTTTCTCTGGAAGATTATCAAAGGAGCTTTACCTATAGGAGCGAACCTGGAGGCAAGAGGACTAACTGCTAATACGAAATGTGTCTTCTGCGGACTACAAGAAACATTGGATCATCTATTCATCTCATGTCAGTTTGCGACATCAGTCTGGGAGGCTGCACCATTTTCAAATGTACAAGCCACTCTAGAAACAACAAATTTCACATCAGCGCTGCAAGCATCGCGCAAGCTAGTAAACTTGCCTCCAACTGGCGTACACCTCATCTCCTTGTTCCCATGGATTGTTTGGaccatatggttaactaggaaCCAGAGGATCTTCCAGAACAGAGAATTCGATGGAAGTGCCACACTGACAAAAGCAATCACTGGCGCTAGAGAATGGCAACAAGCACAACAAGAGGTACACCGAGCAATAGAACTTCAGACAGACCCGGAGATACAACCAACATcaaccatcatcatcaacacGGATGCAGCCTGGAAGGAGAAGACAAAAACGGCTGGAATTGCTTGGATCTTCTATGATGTCAATGGGAAGCCGTTTCGACAAGGAAGTGGAACAGAAGAATGGGTGAGCTCTCCAATCATGGCAGAGGCGCTTGCCATCCGTGAAGCACTCTTACAAGCTCAAGGTCATGGCCATATCAACATCGCAATCAGATCGGACGCCCAGATACTAATCAGGGCAATCAACGGAAGAGACCAAATCAAGGGAATTTATGGAATCCTTCAGGACATCCACAACTTAACTTGTTATCTCTCCACCTCTGTTTTCTCGTTTATTTCTCGCAAAGACAATGTTGCAGCGGACAACCTTGCTAAGAAGGCTATGTTAAACTTCTTCAACTGCATGTAA
- the LOC106357601 gene encoding transcription factor bHLH30-like has product MRKKAHEKKKRPMSSASSSSDCCSSSMTTAATQKRTDKASLLAEVIQHVKELKRETSVVSETNLVPTESKELTVAFTEKEDIGDGRFVIKASVCCKDRSDLLPDMIKTLKAMRLKTLKAEITTVGGRVKNVLFVTGKECSGEEEMEEYCIETIEEVLKAVMERSNVEEASSSGNAKRQRMSSQNTITIR; this is encoded by the exons ATGAGGAAGAAGGCAcatgaaaagaagaagagacctATGTCTTCAGCTTCCTCGTCTTCAGACTGCTGCTCATCATCTATGACCACTGCAGCTACTCAAAAACGA ACTGATAAAGCGTCGTTACTAGCGGAAGTGATTCAACACGTGAAAGAGTTGAAGAGAGAGACTTCAGTGGTCTCGGAGACAAACTTGGTTCCAACGGAGAGCAAAGAGTTGACTGTAGCTTTCACGGAGAAGGAAGACATCGGAGATGGCAGATTCGTAATTAAAGCATCGGTTTGTTGCAAAGATAGGTCGGATCTATTGCCGGACATGATCAAAACGTTGAAAGCAATGCGTCTCAAAACGCTCAAGGCGGAGATAACAACCGTCGGGGGACGAGTCAAGAACGTGTTGTTTGTCACCGGAAAAGAGTGTTCCGGCGAGGAGGAGATGGAAGAGTATTGTATAGAGACGATAGAGGAAGTTTTGAAGGCAGTGATGGAGAGGAGTAACGTTGAGGAAGCATCTTCTTCTGGGAATGCTAAGAGACAGAGAATGAGTAGTCAGAATACTATCACCATCCgttga